In a single window of the Luteibacter rhizovicinus DSM 16549 genome:
- the fdhD gene encoding formate dehydrogenase accessory sulfurtransferase FdhD: MPSDRHVPTGTATRPVLRVERGIASADDDRLAEEVPVAMHVDGEPFAVMMATPMDLEDFARGFALTEGRVGSIDEIERIDVQEVLEGITVNIRTAKTCGSRFSGDGSLPRESPDRSAGIADEIGSYKEHALPRQLPGRSGCGICGSRELEDVVRRPEPVGLGPTIGVDAIERALESLRALQPVNAFTGSVHAAAWALPDGAIVCVREDVGRHNALDKLIGAMSTAHIDANDGFVVITSRASYEMVTKAAVAGIAIVVAISAPTALAVHLASDCGLTLIGFARPGRFNVYTRPQRII, from the coding sequence ATGCCGTCTGACCGACACGTGCCCACCGGCACGGCCACGCGGCCGGTGCTGCGCGTGGAACGCGGCATCGCGAGCGCGGACGACGATCGCCTGGCCGAGGAGGTGCCCGTCGCCATGCATGTCGACGGCGAGCCATTCGCGGTGATGATGGCGACGCCGATGGATCTGGAAGACTTCGCGCGTGGCTTCGCCCTGACCGAGGGGCGGGTCGGTTCCATCGACGAGATCGAACGGATCGACGTACAGGAAGTGCTCGAAGGCATCACCGTCAACATCCGTACGGCAAAAACCTGTGGGAGCCGCTTCAGCGGCGATGGGAGCTTGCCGAGGGAATCACCCGATCGCTCCGCAGGGATCGCCGATGAAATCGGCTCCTACAAGGAGCACGCCTTGCCGCGCCAGTTGCCTGGACGTAGCGGTTGCGGCATTTGTGGAAGCCGGGAACTCGAAGACGTGGTGCGCCGCCCGGAACCCGTGGGCCTCGGCCCGACCATCGGCGTCGACGCCATCGAGCGGGCGCTCGAGTCGCTGCGCGCGTTACAACCGGTCAATGCCTTTACCGGCTCCGTCCACGCCGCCGCCTGGGCGCTTCCCGACGGCGCGATCGTCTGCGTACGCGAGGATGTCGGCCGACATAATGCGCTGGACAAATTGATCGGCGCGATGAGTACGGCACACATCGACGCCAACGACGGTTTCGTGGTGATCACGAGCCGGGCAAGCTACGAAATGGTGACCAAGGCCGCGGTCGCCGGGATCGCCATCGTCGTCGCGATCTCCGCGCCGACGGCGCTTGCCGTGCATCTGGCCAGCGATTGCGGCCTGACGCTGATCGGGTTCGCGCGGCCGGGGCGGTTCAACGTCTATACCCGGCCACAACGGATCATCTGA
- the mobA gene encoding molybdenum cofactor guanylyltransferase: MIIGLILAGGLSSRMGEDKALMEVDGVTMLDRTARTLRGLGVDLVAVSGSRPGGIPDRWAGTGPVGGMASAAAVLPDAELVVVPVDMPRLGAEVLMPLLAQRSLPATRWEGHPLPMRLTLNAGTRDALATLMTLTGRERSVSALQARIGTTTLPLDGLDPLFLANCNTPDEWREANA, translated from the coding sequence ATGATCATCGGCCTGATTCTCGCCGGCGGCCTGTCGTCGCGGATGGGCGAAGACAAGGCGCTGATGGAAGTCGATGGCGTGACGATGCTCGACCGTACCGCACGGACGCTGCGCGGCCTGGGTGTCGACCTGGTGGCCGTGAGTGGTTCGCGTCCCGGCGGTATTCCCGACCGCTGGGCGGGCACGGGTCCCGTGGGCGGCATGGCCAGTGCCGCTGCAGTCCTTCCCGACGCCGAGTTGGTTGTCGTGCCTGTCGACATGCCACGGCTGGGAGCGGAGGTACTCATGCCCTTGCTTGCGCAGCGAAGCCTGCCGGCGACGCGTTGGGAGGGTCATCCCCTGCCGATGCGGCTCACGTTGAACGCCGGCACGCGTGACGCGCTGGCTACGCTGATGACACTGACCGGTCGCGAACGCTCGGTGTCCGCCTTGCAGGCGCGCATCGGCACGACCACACTGCCCCTGGACGGGCTGGATCCGCTCTTCCTGGCCAACTGCAACACTCCCGACGAATGGCGCGAGGCGAACGCATGA
- a CDS encoding aldo/keto reductase: protein MRYVKLGRTGLDISPLVLGCMTYGVPDRGNHAWTLDEEASRPFIRKALDLGINFFDTANAYSDGTSEEIVGRALKDFARRDEVVIATKTFFHWRKGPNGGGLSRKAIFHSVDDSLARLGTDYIDLLQIHRADHTTPIEETLEALHDLVKAGKVRYLGASSMFAWQFAKMIYTSRLHGWTEFVSMQDHYNLLQREEEREMIPFCEDQRIAVLPWSPLARGRLTRDWDQSSNRQENDVFGKTLYNATEDSDRAIVEAVKKVADERGVPRAQVALSWVAHRSGVTAPIVGASKPHHLDDAVAAIDLVLSEEETATLEKAYAPHPVEGFE from the coding sequence ATGCGCTATGTGAAACTCGGCCGCACCGGCCTCGACATCTCCCCGCTCGTCCTGGGCTGCATGACCTACGGCGTGCCCGACCGCGGCAACCACGCGTGGACGCTGGACGAAGAAGCGAGCCGCCCGTTCATTCGCAAGGCCCTCGATCTCGGCATCAACTTCTTCGACACCGCGAATGCCTATTCGGACGGTACGTCGGAAGAAATTGTCGGCCGCGCCCTGAAAGACTTCGCGCGACGCGATGAAGTCGTCATCGCCACGAAGACGTTCTTCCACTGGCGCAAGGGACCGAACGGCGGCGGCCTGTCGCGCAAGGCGATCTTCCATTCCGTCGACGACAGCCTCGCGCGTCTCGGCACGGATTACATCGACTTACTGCAGATCCATCGTGCGGATCACACCACGCCGATCGAGGAAACCCTCGAAGCGCTGCATGACCTGGTCAAGGCAGGCAAGGTGCGTTACCTGGGCGCCTCGTCCATGTTTGCCTGGCAGTTCGCGAAGATGATCTACACCTCGCGCCTGCACGGCTGGACCGAGTTCGTCAGCATGCAGGACCACTACAACCTGCTCCAGCGCGAGGAAGAGCGGGAGATGATTCCGTTCTGTGAGGACCAGCGTATCGCGGTATTGCCGTGGAGCCCGCTGGCACGTGGCCGCCTCACGCGCGACTGGGACCAGAGCAGCAACCGGCAGGAAAACGACGTCTTCGGAAAGACCCTCTACAACGCCACCGAGGATTCGGATCGCGCGATCGTCGAGGCCGTGAAGAAGGTCGCTGACGAACGCGGTGTGCCACGCGCGCAGGTCGCCCTGTCCTGGGTCGCCCATCGTTCCGGTGTCACCGCCCCTATCGTCGGTGCGTCGAAGCCGCATCATCTGGACGACGCCGTGGCAGCGATTGACCTGGTCCTCTCCGAGGAAGAAACAGCGACCCTCGAGAAGGCCTACGCGCCTCACCCCGTCGAAGGGTTCGAGTAA
- a CDS encoding molybdopterin molybdotransferase MoeA, producing MISYPDALALLLGEADALESERVDIDAVSGRFLASDIVSPHALPGFDNAAMDGFAVRAPGEAIAAGSTYLVGAMHAAGDDTDDYPDAEACEIATGARMPARFDTVVPVERAERQGDRVRFVADERRGQNVRRAGSDIDAGTVALTAMRRVDPAAIMLLAALGIAQVDVVRRPRVAIINTGSELNPGGPLPLAGIHDSNGPFLASSLARWGVEATGRTRVADHGDAFYLAVRDALAAHADLIVTTGAVSAGRFDFVPAALASLGARELFHKVAIRPGKPLLAACFDRGPLVVALPGNPIAVAVGYRFFVAPVLRAMAGLAPEQPRRARLDVAPSTREGLQYFGLGEFAHDEGGHPIVRMTPAQAAYRILPYTQANVWWSAVEGRVDSVDTWPLDPTDAS from the coding sequence ATGATTTCCTACCCCGACGCACTGGCCCTGTTACTGGGCGAAGCCGACGCGCTCGAGAGCGAGCGTGTCGACATCGATGCCGTATCGGGGCGTTTCCTCGCCAGCGACATCGTCAGCCCCCATGCGCTGCCGGGCTTCGACAATGCCGCCATGGATGGCTTCGCCGTGCGGGCGCCCGGCGAGGCGATCGCCGCAGGCTCCACCTATCTCGTCGGCGCCATGCATGCCGCCGGCGACGACACTGACGACTATCCCGACGCAGAGGCCTGCGAGATCGCCACCGGCGCACGCATGCCAGCGAGATTCGATACCGTCGTGCCCGTGGAGCGCGCTGAGCGCCAGGGCGATCGCGTGCGCTTCGTTGCGGATGAACGTCGCGGCCAGAATGTGCGTCGTGCGGGCAGCGACATTGATGCCGGGACGGTCGCCTTGACCGCGATGAGGCGGGTGGATCCCGCGGCGATCATGTTGCTGGCGGCCCTTGGCATCGCGCAGGTCGATGTCGTGCGACGGCCACGCGTGGCGATCATCAACACGGGAAGCGAACTCAATCCGGGCGGACCTCTTCCGTTGGCTGGTATCCACGATTCCAATGGCCCCTTCTTGGCGTCGAGCCTCGCCCGTTGGGGCGTCGAAGCGACAGGGCGCACACGGGTCGCGGATCACGGCGACGCCTTCTATCTCGCGGTTCGCGATGCGCTGGCAGCGCATGCCGACCTGATCGTCACCACCGGGGCGGTGTCCGCGGGGCGCTTCGACTTCGTACCTGCCGCGCTCGCCTCGCTGGGCGCGCGCGAGCTGTTCCACAAGGTCGCCATCCGTCCGGGCAAGCCGTTGCTGGCCGCGTGCTTCGACCGTGGTCCGCTGGTCGTTGCCTTGCCCGGCAACCCGATCGCCGTGGCAGTCGGCTACCGCTTCTTTGTCGCTCCGGTGTTGCGGGCGATGGCAGGGCTGGCGCCGGAGCAGCCACGCCGCGCGCGATTGGACGTCGCTCCCTCGACGCGCGAGGGCCTGCAGTATTTCGGTCTCGGTGAGTTCGCCCATGACGAGGGCGGACATCCGATCGTCAGGATGACGCCCGCGCAGGCGGCCTATCGGATCCTGCCGTATACCCAAGCGAATGTCTGGTGGTCGGCCGTGGAGGGGCGTGTGGACTCGGTCGACACGTGGCCACTTGATCCCACGGACGCCTCATGA
- a CDS encoding carbohydrate porin → MIHRFAIAALFAVAASAAVAQTTPDAQEPRQTTPEKPKDTGGPVDRLRDDGISLRFVWANDWAGNVRGGERLGATNGGGAVGGADLDMGKLAGIDGGKMHITFARYYGHSVAADDIGVVQKVQGYWYPKRQWQLAQFSWEQQFSDSHINVLAGRLNATWQFARSTYGCRFVSAPDCPYQLTNTTGGFSGFPYVNWGARVKYQPDARYLSIGAFEINPERRNNNGLDLGINNATGVMIPVEAGYETSFANDPYPKHLKIGGWYNSADFTDPELNTKGLHRGLVGGTARNYDGGRYGVYVLADKVVWKPDPNSNTRNLAVFGSLTGPLDNAENYTLQSTFGLLWTGLSAARPNDSLGFQGTLFRFSRKAVGYEDDLIHKNSGTNDHFARNEWMTELNYSYKLFPVVSLVPNLQYIVSPDILGNTVGVKRVPANAIVIGLRVMVNMGGPGSQ, encoded by the coding sequence ATGATCCATCGCTTCGCCATTGCCGCCTTGTTTGCGGTCGCCGCTTCCGCTGCCGTCGCGCAGACGACTCCCGATGCGCAGGAACCTCGCCAGACGACGCCGGAGAAGCCGAAGGACACGGGTGGCCCGGTAGACCGGCTGCGTGACGACGGGATTTCGCTGCGCTTTGTCTGGGCCAACGATTGGGCCGGCAATGTGCGCGGTGGCGAGCGCCTGGGCGCGACCAACGGCGGTGGCGCGGTCGGCGGCGCGGATCTGGACATGGGCAAGCTCGCCGGCATCGATGGCGGCAAGATGCACATCACCTTCGCCCGCTACTACGGCCACAGCGTCGCGGCCGACGATATCGGCGTGGTGCAGAAAGTGCAGGGCTACTGGTATCCAAAGCGCCAGTGGCAGCTCGCCCAGTTCAGCTGGGAGCAGCAGTTTTCCGATAGTCACATCAACGTGCTCGCCGGTCGCCTCAATGCGACCTGGCAGTTCGCGCGCTCCACGTATGGCTGTCGTTTCGTCAGCGCCCCGGATTGTCCGTACCAGCTGACCAACACCACGGGTGGCTTCAGCGGCTTCCCGTACGTGAACTGGGGCGCGCGTGTGAAGTACCAGCCGGATGCGCGCTACCTGTCGATCGGCGCCTTCGAAATCAATCCCGAGCGACGCAACAACAACGGTCTGGACCTGGGCATCAACAACGCGACCGGCGTGATGATTCCGGTCGAAGCCGGCTATGAAACCAGCTTCGCCAACGACCCCTACCCGAAGCACCTGAAGATCGGCGGCTGGTACAACTCCGCGGATTTCACCGATCCGGAACTGAACACCAAGGGCCTGCATCGCGGCCTCGTCGGCGGCACGGCGCGCAACTACGACGGCGGGCGCTACGGTGTCTACGTACTCGCCGACAAAGTCGTCTGGAAGCCGGATCCCAACAGCAATACACGTAATCTCGCGGTGTTCGGCTCGCTCACAGGCCCGCTGGACAATGCCGAGAACTACACGCTGCAGTCCACGTTCGGCCTGCTGTGGACCGGCCTGTCAGCCGCCCGCCCGAACGACTCGCTCGGTTTCCAGGGCACGCTGTTCCGCTTCAGCCGCAAGGCCGTCGGTTACGAAGACGACCTGATCCACAAGAACAGCGGCACGAACGATCACTTCGCACGCAACGAATGGATGACCGAACTCAACTACAGCTACAAGCTGTTCCCGGTGGTCAGCCTGGTCCCGAATCTGCAGTACATCGTCAGCCCGGACATCCTCGGCAATACGGTAGGCGTGAAGCGCGTGCCGGCCAACGCGATCGTGATCGGCCTGCGCGTCATGGTGAACATGGGCGGCCCGGGCAGTCAGTGA
- a CDS encoding LysR substrate-binding domain-containing protein: MRDATLDLKHLQSFIRIVEFGSLTRAAATLDVSQSLLSRQVRQLEMELGTHLLERNGRGVVATEAGRELVEHGRGILRQVEVARLQLGQARGVQAGKLAIGVPPSIGSLLTVELVMRFRERYPAAQISVVEALSASLLEWLQLGRLDCALLYNPAVNANMRFRHVHSEELYLIGSTHDGRALPDSVPLGTLGQYPLIIPSPLHSVRQLIEADAARYGVSLDIRLEIDAVRSLLDLVERGVGYGVLSRNALLARRGEHHLRAVPIVMPSIVTRLVVATPTQRPMSSITERTLTLVDELIAEGRLDPME, encoded by the coding sequence GTGCGCGACGCAACCTTGGACCTGAAACATCTGCAGAGCTTCATCCGCATCGTCGAGTTCGGCAGCCTCACCCGTGCCGCCGCGACGCTGGATGTCTCCCAGTCCCTGCTCAGCCGCCAGGTGCGGCAGTTGGAGATGGAGCTGGGCACCCACTTGCTGGAACGCAACGGCCGCGGCGTCGTCGCCACCGAGGCGGGCCGCGAGCTCGTCGAACACGGGCGCGGCATCCTCCGCCAGGTGGAAGTGGCACGCCTGCAACTCGGGCAGGCACGTGGCGTGCAGGCCGGCAAGCTCGCCATCGGCGTGCCGCCGAGCATCGGTTCGCTGTTGACGGTCGAGCTGGTGATGCGCTTCCGCGAGCGCTATCCCGCCGCGCAGATCAGCGTGGTCGAGGCCTTGAGCGCAAGCCTGCTGGAGTGGCTGCAACTGGGCCGGCTGGACTGCGCGCTGCTGTACAACCCGGCCGTGAACGCGAACATGCGCTTCCGCCACGTGCATTCCGAAGAGCTTTACCTGATCGGCAGCACGCACGACGGACGCGCGCTGCCCGACAGCGTCCCGCTGGGAACGCTGGGCCAGTACCCGCTGATCATTCCGTCGCCCCTGCATTCCGTGCGGCAGCTGATCGAGGCGGATGCGGCGCGTTACGGCGTGTCGCTCGACATCCGTCTCGAGATCGACGCCGTGCGCTCCCTGCTCGACCTGGTGGAGCGTGGCGTCGGCTATGGTGTCCTCTCGCGCAATGCACTGCTTGCACGGCGTGGCGAACACCACCTGCGTGCCGTGCCCATCGTGATGCCCAGCATCGTCACGCGTCTGGTCGTGGCCACTCCGACCCAGCGGCCGATGAGCAGCATCACCGAACGTACCCTCACGCTGGTCGACGAGCTGATTGCCGAAGGCCGCCTGGATCCCATGGAATAA
- the fusA gene encoding elongation factor G, translating into MSTTPRETRIPVSRWRNLGIIAHVDAGKTTLTERLLYKTGTIHRTGEVHDGATTTDHMELERERGITIGAAAVRANWTPDGGQPHRLTLIDTPGHIDFAIEVERSLRVLDGAVTVFSGVAGVQPQSETVWHQARRHGVPLMAFVNKMDRPGADFDAVVAQMRDKLGANPWVVARPIVEGEHMTGLVDLVGERIWRFDDAGTPSIHTWDAAERATHADARAELVAAVADRDEALAELWLADQPIDAATLTAALRRGTLARAGSPVLPGSAFRNVGIEPLLDAFVAYLPSPLDRPAVVAHTDDGDVAVAPDADAPLAALVFKVVNQAHGPLAFVRVYSGRLHVGDAVWRSGTDRVQRVGRLAVVRAEDTEAVEAAEAGDIVAIAGWKDVATGETLADAQHPLRLETIQAQPAVLSWRLSPERSADLLKLGNGLARLAQEDPSFRVGTDPDTGETLVWGMGELHLEVMVERLRREWGVQVRTGSPRVAYQETPASPSGSVEGKVAKQTGGSGQYARVVLSVTPTGEDSNRFEDKTTGGVIPKSFQPAVEKGALSALLEGPRGYPVVGAHVVVTDGQAHAVDSNEMAFHRAAQIGVKSALEATGTVLLEPVMRVSVSSPGSAVGDLLGDLQRRGGQIVNLTDTQERTEIEADVPLAQLEGYSTALRSLSQGRASATVAFHAYRPAAVQEASRKLA; encoded by the coding sequence ATGAGTACCACCCCGCGCGAAACCCGCATTCCCGTCAGCCGTTGGCGCAACCTCGGCATCATTGCGCACGTCGATGCCGGCAAAACCACGCTCACCGAACGCCTGCTCTACAAGACCGGCACGATCCATCGCACCGGTGAAGTGCACGATGGCGCGACCACTACCGACCACATGGAACTCGAGCGCGAGCGTGGCATCACGATTGGCGCCGCGGCCGTGCGCGCCAACTGGACGCCCGACGGCGGCCAGCCGCATCGCCTGACCCTGATCGACACGCCGGGACACATCGACTTCGCCATCGAGGTGGAGCGTTCCCTGCGCGTGCTCGACGGCGCGGTCACCGTGTTCTCCGGCGTCGCCGGCGTGCAGCCGCAATCGGAAACCGTCTGGCACCAGGCGCGCCGTCATGGCGTGCCGCTGATGGCCTTCGTCAACAAGATGGATCGCCCCGGTGCGGACTTCGATGCCGTCGTCGCGCAGATGCGCGACAAGCTCGGTGCGAATCCGTGGGTGGTCGCGCGCCCGATCGTCGAAGGTGAACACATGACCGGTCTGGTCGACCTCGTTGGCGAGCGCATCTGGCGCTTCGACGATGCCGGGACGCCGAGCATCCACACCTGGGACGCTGCGGAGCGCGCGACCCACGCGGACGCGCGCGCCGAACTCGTGGCCGCCGTGGCAGACCGTGACGAAGCACTCGCTGAACTCTGGCTCGCCGATCAGCCGATCGACGCGGCCACGCTGACGGCTGCGCTGCGTCGCGGCACCCTCGCGCGCGCCGGTTCGCCGGTGTTGCCGGGCTCGGCGTTCCGTAACGTCGGTATCGAGCCCTTGCTCGATGCTTTCGTCGCCTACCTGCCTTCGCCGCTCGATCGTCCCGCTGTCGTCGCGCACACCGACGACGGTGACGTCGCCGTCGCGCCCGATGCCGACGCGCCGCTCGCTGCGCTGGTGTTCAAGGTGGTCAACCAGGCTCACGGTCCGCTGGCTTTCGTCCGCGTGTACTCGGGTCGCCTGCATGTGGGCGACGCGGTTTGGCGTAGCGGTACGGATCGCGTGCAGCGCGTCGGTCGTCTCGCTGTCGTGCGTGCGGAAGATACCGAAGCGGTCGAAGCCGCGGAGGCAGGTGACATCGTCGCGATCGCAGGCTGGAAGGATGTCGCAACGGGCGAAACGCTGGCCGATGCGCAGCATCCGCTGCGTCTGGAAACGATCCAGGCCCAGCCAGCCGTGCTGTCGTGGCGGCTTTCGCCCGAACGTTCGGCCGACCTGCTCAAGCTCGGCAACGGGCTCGCGCGCCTGGCGCAGGAGGATCCGTCCTTCCGCGTGGGCACCGACCCGGACACCGGCGAGACGCTGGTCTGGGGCATGGGCGAACTCCATCTGGAAGTGATGGTGGAACGCCTGCGCCGCGAGTGGGGCGTGCAGGTACGTACTGGATCGCCGCGCGTGGCCTACCAGGAAACCCCGGCATCGCCGTCGGGCTCCGTGGAAGGCAAGGTCGCCAAACAGACCGGCGGCAGTGGCCAGTACGCACGCGTGGTGCTTTCGGTCACGCCGACGGGCGAGGACAGCAATCGCTTCGAGGACAAGACCACCGGCGGCGTGATTCCCAAGTCGTTCCAGCCGGCGGTGGAGAAGGGTGCCTTGTCGGCCCTGCTCGAAGGTCCGCGTGGATACCCGGTAGTCGGTGCGCATGTCGTGGTCACGGATGGCCAGGCCCATGCGGTGGACTCGAACGAGATGGCCTTCCACCGTGCTGCGCAGATCGGTGTGAAGTCGGCGCTGGAAGCGACAGGTACCGTCTTGCTGGAGCCGGTGATGCGCGTTTCGGTGAGTTCGCCGGGATCAGCGGTCGGCGATCTGCTGGGCGACCTGCAGCGTCGTGGTGGCCAGATCGTCAACCTGACCGATACGCAGGAGCGTACGGAGATTGAAGCCGACGTGCCGCTTGCCCAGCTCGAGGGCTACAGCACGGCACTGCGCTCGTTGAGTCAGGGCCGCGCCTCGGCCACGGTGGCGTTCCACGCCTACCGCCCGGCCGCCGTGCAGGAGGCGTCACGCAAGCTGGCATGA
- a CDS encoding FdhF/YdeP family oxidoreductase: MSEKDLPHVPGVSDYDGAAGGWGALGAVARAVSGQLALGRETIALHRMNQPAGFDCPGCAWPDPKETSSFEFCENGAKAVTWEATAKRVKPEFFAKNTVADLWNLTDYTLEGFGRITHPMAYDRASDTYQAIEWDEAFRRIGEALRALPDPNMAEFYTSGRASNEAAFLYQLFVREYGTNNFPDCSNMCHEATSVGLPKSIGSGKGTVLLEDFDHCDAIFCIGHNPGTNHPRMLSTLREASLRGVPIVVLNPLPERGLERFTSPQHPVEMLTNSSVRIASTYYKLKIGGDVAVLKGMMKYLLAADRAATGAGQPGVIDRAFIEANTTGYEALVDDIEATSWDAIEAKSGLSRAEIEAAGDIYAKAERTIVCYGMGITQHAHGTENVQQIANLLLLRGNIGRQGAGICPLRGHSNVQGDRTVGITEKPNDELNHGIRSTYGFEPPVEHGHDAVAAVIAIREGRSKALVALGGNLAVAMPDTEETFAAMRGLDLAVHIATKLNRSHLILAKQSFILPCLGRTELDVQATGPQSVTVEDSMSMVHASAGSLKPASEHLRSEPWIVRGIARATLPQTRVDWDGLVADYDLIRDDIEKVFPIFFDFNQRVRQPGGFRLRVAASERDWATPDKRAQFLLARGLDEDPLPDEDNLMLTTIRSHDQYNTTIYGLNDRYRGVTGRRDVIFMHAKDLAARGLKHGDRIDVVATGVNAADGKRRAVDGFVAVEYDIAEGSVAMYYPEGNALIALESHDRRSGTPAYKSVPVRITRSTVQGAKRPKRQAAHAV, from the coding sequence ATGAGCGAAAAAGACCTCCCCCACGTACCCGGCGTCAGTGACTACGACGGCGCTGCCGGCGGGTGGGGCGCCCTCGGCGCCGTGGCCCGCGCCGTCAGCGGACAGCTGGCCCTGGGTCGCGAGACCATCGCCCTGCACCGGATGAACCAGCCGGCCGGATTCGACTGCCCCGGCTGCGCCTGGCCGGACCCCAAGGAAACCTCCTCCTTCGAGTTCTGCGAGAACGGCGCCAAGGCGGTGACCTGGGAAGCCACGGCCAAGCGGGTGAAGCCGGAGTTCTTTGCGAAAAACACGGTCGCCGACCTGTGGAACCTGACCGATTACACGCTCGAGGGCTTTGGGCGAATCACCCACCCGATGGCCTACGACCGTGCCAGCGACACCTACCAGGCGATCGAGTGGGACGAGGCGTTCCGTCGCATCGGCGAAGCGCTGCGCGCCCTGCCCGACCCGAACATGGCCGAGTTCTACACCTCCGGACGTGCCTCGAACGAAGCCGCGTTCCTTTATCAGCTGTTCGTCCGCGAATACGGCACGAACAATTTCCCCGACTGCTCGAACATGTGCCACGAAGCGACCAGCGTCGGCCTGCCGAAGTCGATCGGTTCCGGCAAGGGCACCGTGCTGCTCGAGGATTTCGACCATTGCGATGCGATCTTCTGCATCGGCCACAACCCCGGCACCAATCATCCGCGCATGCTGTCGACCTTGCGCGAAGCGTCGCTGCGCGGCGTGCCGATCGTGGTGCTCAATCCGCTGCCCGAGCGCGGCCTGGAACGTTTCACCTCGCCACAGCACCCGGTGGAAATGCTGACCAACAGCTCGGTGCGCATCGCTTCCACCTATTACAAGCTGAAGATCGGCGGCGACGTGGCCGTGCTCAAGGGCATGATGAAATACCTGCTTGCCGCCGACCGTGCAGCGACCGGCGCCGGCCAGCCCGGCGTGATCGATCGCGCGTTCATCGAGGCGAACACCACCGGCTACGAAGCCCTGGTCGACGACATCGAGGCCACGAGCTGGGACGCCATCGAGGCGAAGTCCGGACTGAGCCGCGCCGAGATCGAAGCCGCCGGCGACATCTACGCCAAGGCCGAGCGCACGATCGTCTGTTACGGCATGGGCATCACCCAGCACGCTCACGGCACCGAGAACGTGCAGCAGATCGCCAACCTCCTGCTCCTGCGCGGCAATATCGGGCGCCAGGGCGCGGGGATCTGCCCGCTGCGCGGACACAGCAACGTGCAGGGCGACCGCACCGTCGGCATCACCGAAAAACCCAACGACGAACTCAACCACGGGATTCGCAGCACCTACGGCTTCGAGCCGCCGGTGGAACACGGGCACGATGCGGTCGCCGCGGTGATCGCGATCCGCGAAGGCCGCTCGAAGGCGCTCGTCGCACTCGGCGGCAACCTGGCCGTCGCCATGCCCGATACCGAAGAGACCTTCGCGGCGATGCGCGGGCTCGATCTGGCCGTGCACATCGCGACCAAGCTCAACCGTTCGCACCTCATCCTGGCAAAGCAATCCTTCATCCTCCCTTGCCTGGGCCGCACCGAGCTGGACGTACAGGCGACCGGTCCGCAATCGGTCACCGTCGAGGATTCGATGTCGATGGTGCATGCGTCTGCCGGAAGCCTGAAGCCGGCGTCCGAACACCTTCGTTCGGAGCCGTGGATCGTGCGCGGCATCGCCAGGGCGACCCTGCCGCAAACGCGGGTCGACTGGGATGGCCTGGTCGCCGATTACGACCTGATCCGCGACGACATCGAGAAGGTCTTTCCGATCTTCTTCGACTTCAACCAGCGCGTACGCCAGCCGGGCGGTTTCCGGTTGCGCGTGGCCGCAAGCGAACGCGATTGGGCAACGCCCGACAAACGCGCGCAGTTCCTTCTTGCTCGTGGCCTCGACGAGGATCCCCTGCCGGATGAAGACAACCTCATGCTGACGACGATACGCTCGCACGATCAGTACAACACCACGATCTACGGGTTGAACGATCGCTACCGCGGCGTCACCGGCAGGCGCGATGTGATCTTCATGCACGCCAAGGATCTCGCCGCGCGCGGTCTCAAGCATGGCGACCGGATCGACGTGGTCGCTACCGGCGTCAATGCCGCCGATGGCAAGCGGCGCGCGGTGGATGGCTTCGTCGCGGTGGAATACGACATCGCGGAGGGATCGGTGGCGATGTACTACCCGGAAGGCAATGCGCTGATCGCCCTGGAAAGCCACGACCGTCGATCCGGCACGCCAGCGTACAAGTCGGTGCCCGTACGCATCACGCGCTCCACCGTGCAGGGCGCCAAACGCCCGAAGCGGCAGGCCGCGCATGCCGTCTGA